In Candidatus Bathyarchaeia archaeon, a genomic segment contains:
- a CDS encoding DUF488 domain-containing protein, with amino-acid sequence MENFLDILHAQTITRLVDIRTIPRSRHNPQFNQQSLSEKLKESTIDYVPMKSLGGLRHPDHTSSNMGWRNRSFRGFADYMQSQEFTEGLEELVELARKAQVVIMCAEVLPWRCHRWLISDALTIRGVQVEHIMTIKKRTTHTLTRWAHVEDTQITYPENIA; translated from the coding sequence ATAGAGAATTTTCTGGACATCCTCCACGCTCAAACAATCACGCGACTCGTCGATATCCGGACAATACCTCGATCTAGGCACAACCCACAATTCAACCAACAATCACTCTCCGAGAAATTGAAAGAATCCACGATAGACTACGTCCCAATGAAGAGCTTGGGCGGTCTGCGCCACCCCGACCATACCTCGTCGAATATGGGTTGGAGGAACCGGTCATTCAGAGGGTTCGCAGACTACATGCAATCTCAAGAGTTCACAGAAGGTCTTGAAGAACTAGTAGAGCTTGCTCGGAAAGCTCAGGTTGTCATTATGTGTGCCGAGGTCCTGCCATGGCGGTGTCACCGGTGGTTGATCTCTGACGCCCTGACTATCCGAGGGGTACAGGTGGAACACATTATGACGATCAAAAAGCGCACAACACACACGCTGACAAGATGGGCCCATGTTGAAGATACACAGATTACCTACCCTGAGAATATTGCCTGA